The Triticum aestivum cultivar Chinese Spring chromosome 4B, IWGSC CS RefSeq v2.1, whole genome shotgun sequence sequence AGTGAGTGTTTAAACGCACCAGAGAAAAGAGGTTGCCACTAACACAGCTTTTGGTCATCACTGCCACATAGATAGGAAGTTCAGATCCAATTGCTTGGACTTTCTCCTGAACTTTCTTCTCCACACATCCGGTTAGAGTTATCCCTCTGGCTAAAATATAGGGAGGCCTATAAGGCCCCTGAAGATTGTCATTGTTGGAAATGGGATGTTTCAGCTTGTGAGTATCAGGTCCTGTAAACATAGGCCATGTTCTCATATGatgaggatcgcataaccacaagTACTTGAAAATGTGATGAGGAAATGCATGGTAATTATACAGTGACCTGATTTTGTAGATGGGGATGACGCCGAAGCCATCTTCCGAGCTTTTGCATGAGAACCTGgtacctgcttccgcctcccagaTGATCTTCCAGCATCTTCTCTCTCAGTGCGATCATCGTCAGAGCTGGTCAGATCAATAATTTCAACTGTACAAGGGCGTGCATCAGTAATCCAAACTGAACCTTCACCAGTCTTGGAGAAATTTTTTGTGTCCAAGCATGATGAGTTTTTCTCACAGCCACTTGGGTCCAGTGCAAGAACTTTGAGACGAGTTTTTCCCTTGCTATGGAAAATGAGGAGGTCGTTCAACTGTATGTGATTAGCAGCTACAAAAGCATCCCAATCAGATTGGAGGACAACTTGATCCTCGCTGTGCTTGCTAGCTCGAACATTGTATATGTTACCATCAGGGGCTTCTAGTTTGATAATAGCACTACCTGCCTCCTCTTTTAAATGGCTCACAAGCCTCAATGGTATGTTCTTCAGGAACAGAACAGAAGAAAGGTTAAAAAGATGCAATGCTGAAATGGGTTATGAATTGGAGTAACTAACATAACCAAGAAATGATATGGAAAAGATACAACTTACGATAGAGCAGTCCTTCACGTTGACATTAAGTTTCTTCATGATTGCCACATACAAAGGAATCTCAGACCTTATTTTGCGGGCTATTTCTACAACTTTCTCATCTTGTGATTTGGTTAGATGGCATCCAGTTGACATGGTATAGTCAAACTCAACTTGCGTCTGAACATGTCTTGGATTAGGCGCAGCTTGTCCTGCACATCAAATTTGGTACAATTGTCACAAATATatcgcaaaaagattcaacgtttaAGAAGAAAAATCATCTAAAAGTcagtttgtttttcttttcttgtttgGGACACTGTTAAGACTGCTTCTACTTCATTagttaaaaaagaaaagaaaaggaatctAACCATTCAGCACATGATGATCACAAGGCTCACTGGGAGGAAAGATTCCAAAGATCTCTGAAGGTGATTGAAAGCAGGAAGCCATCTTCTCACAACCGTGTGAATTAAATATATGAATCTCAAAGTTGGAATTCCCATGGTAGATGAACAAGAATGTGTCATTTTCTTCTATATGGTGTGCAGTAACAAATGCATCCCAGCCAGACCGAAGAACTAGCTCGCCGAATTCCCAGGTCACCACAACATCATATGCCCTGCCATTAGGAGCGCTGAGTTTAATGGTGTCAGAGATCCTACTCCTCAAATGGGTTGAAAGTTCCCGTGGTATATGCTGTTGTAGGACAAAGAAGATAATAGATTAGAGTTATAAGTTTCACAATTCAAGCATTCTGGGGCATGAGTTTCAAATATTTGCAGGAAATGCATGCTCCATTTCAGATTTCAGGACTAATCAAATGACATGGAAAATTAACAAAATTAAACTCGTAGATTTTTTTTTATAAGAGGATGGCAGTAAATTCGTAGATTTGCAACACCACATTACAGGATTAACAAGCAAATTTATGCTTACGTGACACCAGCTACCAGATTGTCATTATGCTGAAATAGGACATTCCTGGTCGTTGACCAACAATATACTAAACTGCCAATTGTCTCATTCTACGTTCACAAACATTTTTCATCCAACAGTGTTTTCTGTTGCATCTTCTTATATTCTAAACCAATTATATTATCTTGATGCCAAACTATAACCAGGAAACTAAAAGTATATCCAAGAATGTGACATTGCAAGAAGAAACTAAGCACATGCCTTTATAGTTCTTTTTGTGAGGAAGAATGTTAACTCTTTAAATCATGGAAAGAATTGTTCAGCCAGTGCCTCTATTATCTAAAGCAATATCCAAAAAAGAAGAAGTTCTTGTATAGCCACTCCCTTAACTCCTTGACTTGTTAGCCAACACTATTGTTCTTTATCTATAGTCTCCTCTATTTTACCTTGAAAAATATTTGAACAACCTCTCATGGACAACAGATATTCAGAGCCCCAAAACCCTCAAAAAAGGTTCTTGTACATCCATTCCCTTACTCCTTAACTAGTTAGCCAACACCGGTGTTCTCATCTATAATCTCCTTCATTTTTCCTATAATCTCATAAAGCCACTGATATTGGGAGCCACCCCCCACCAAAACCCTCGATATAGCATAATGGGCAAACAAAAGAGAGGGGAGGATGCAGATCTAGAAGCAACAGTGGTTGAaatgaatttgcaaaagaatttaACAGAAGGAGTCCGGAAGGGCAAACTGACGATGCTGTTCTTGAAATCACCCTTGGCTACAGCAGAAAATTGCTTCTTCTCGTCACCCATGTGTTCCCAGTAGTAATGATCCCTCCAGAAAGCACAGTTCTCACAATCCTCGTTCATCTCGCAGTACCCTGATCGATGATGCACAGCAAAACTGCTCAGAGATGAAATCGCCACTCGGTAATGAAGAGAGTCCGTATCAAGATTCAAGAACAAGGTGAGAGCAACATTACCTTGACCCTTCTTTTTCCCTGGTCTTTTGTTGCGTCGCCTCTCACAGGTCACAGCCCTCACAGTTCGAATCCTTGCTAGAGAGTGGATAGGAGCGGAGCCTATGCTGAATGGTATGTGTGTAGAGAGTGTAGGGGAGCGGAGCCTATGCTGTACCTGTGTCCATCCGATTGCCCATGGGTGAGGTCAGGGTCTCTGTTTACTGTGTCTGTGTGTGAGCTCTTGGGTAAAGTAGCTGCAGGCATTAAACCCCTAGGCCAAAAGAAGAGAGCACGGTACCTCTAGGCAAGTGAAGAGGACACAGCAGTAAAACAACTCTAGCGAACAGAAAAAAGCACAGTACCACTCTGTAGCCATCAGTTGCTGCTGGAAATTAAACAAAATTCAATCTTTTGCCCTAATCAATGGAATTTGGCAGCTCCCCTACCAACATTCAAGGAAAAAAAAAGGAAATTCAATGCTTCGGGCAGTTATGCACCAACTGACCAAGATTTTGTCAGAAACCAGTATTGATGATTTTGATATCAAATGGTTATCCATTTAGGATAACAATAAAACTATAAACTACAAATGCTTTGCCTATCAAGGTAATATCTCACAGCCCATGGGTGAGGTCAGGGTCTCTGttctgtgcatgtgcgtgtgtgtgagCTCTTGGGTAAAGTTGCTTTGAACTCCCAGGAAGAAACAGCCATAGTACCTCTAGGCAAGTAAAAAATGGACACAACAGTAAAAAGGGCTACCCACCACGGTAGGTGAAAACATCATCAGTTCGGACTCAAACTTGTTCTGGACACTGTTGTGTACATTTGTTACTGGAGATACTGCTTGTTAGTGTAAATCAACAAAGAACTAGTTTCAGTCTTCCTGCTTTTTTGCCTTTTCATAATTCATATTCCAGCAGATGTGAGATTTCAAACACATTGGAGAGTTGGAGTCCTATGAAAGGCTATATTTTCTTTACAGTTCTTTTCACATTCCTGGGGTCGGCCAAATGTTGTATGTACAAGGCAAACAGTTTTACACACAAGATCCCTTTGGGATGCACTACTGCGTAGGAAAACTTTTTTTTAGAGTAGGAAAACTCGAGGCACATTACACTGAATGGCAGTTATCTAAGCCAAACAAGCTCACAGCACTCAGTAGATTGGCGAACAAACTACCCGTTGAAGTTCATCGCAGTCCAGTGGTGGTTCTATGTTCTTCAAACCTAGGGGCACATCTGACTCTTACATGTAGCATTATAACTGAACCCAAACCCACCAAAAACAGGCTGTGGTCAGCCAAACACTATATGACCACCAAAAACTATCTCCGGAATTAAGCAACTACTTCGTTAAGTGGACAAGAAAGGTCAAATGCCTCAAAAAGGCATCAAACATAAGCTTCTCTACAAGCAATGGTCCTAACAAAACTAATTTGGGTTAGTTCACCATTCCCAGGGAATGGCTGCTGTTGCAGGGTTGAAACTGCAAGAGCCTGCATGCACAAGAACCTGAGAAACCTGGTAACCAATCAACGCGACCACAAATTGTTATCAACAGATGAAAAGACCATCAATTCCGGAGATATAATTGACTCTATAAGGGCTACAAAAATGCTTTTCCTATCA is a genomic window containing:
- the LOC123091085 gene encoding B3 domain-containing protein_Os12g40080: MNEDCENCAFWRDHYYWEHMGDEKKQFSAVAKGDFKNSIHIPRELSTHLRSRISDTIKLSAPNGRAYDVVVTWEFGELVLRSGWDAFVTAHHIEENDTFLFIYHGNSNFEIHIFNSHGCEKMASCFQSPSEIFGIFPPSEPCDHHVLNGQAAPNPRHVQTQVEFDYTMSTGCHLTKSQDEKVVEIARKIRSEIPLYVAIMKKLNVNVKDCSINIPLRLVSHLKEEAGSAIIKLEAPDGNIYNVRASKHSEDQVVLQSDWDAFVAANHIQLNDLLIFHSKGKTRLKVLALDPSGCEKNSSCLDTKNFSKTGEGSVWITDARPCTVEIIDLTSSDDDRTEREDAGRSSGRRKQVPGSHAKARKMASASSPSTKSGPDTHKLKHPISNNDNLQGPYRPPYILARGITLTGCVEKKVQEKVQAIGSELPIYVAVMTKSCVSGNLFSLEFCREYASTLPGRDQTLILELEDKEWHTTLHIKGSRKIIYRGWSKFACDNNLQLGDICLFKMAERRTRGLAMRVHIICKSGVFL